The Desulfatirhabdium butyrativorans DSM 18734 genome includes a region encoding these proteins:
- a CDS encoding 4Fe-4S binding protein, translating to MGQEEEEEEEQHDFDFDYDYDNDNDNDNDRERERDNTITITITTTTTTTIGEEQHDFDKNKEGKMDNLQVKYEIAAAVICRQGIFPFPVNDTTLAILKEAIGDVEAELDLIAAFEKKASQTLAELLASSGMPEQSVVTLADSLAKKGILFNQPNSAGTMVYRVLPLMMVGLMEYMFMGPLKWDEREKRLANLFQTLIDQGRDRVQQNYDAFVPLFQMAPPVDRTVPVRSTDDGKPIRVIPVNRQIQAEDTVLSSQSVEEIIDKFDEIAVGHCFCRQRRALLGEPCQTAAPVENCFTFGKSARHTATQGFARMIDKAEALRIMREAEAAGLVHKAFHPNSRTDRPETSICNCCKDCCDTLRSWREGGFPLINATRYLSVIDAERCSGCGTCVDRCPMDAIRLADSGKAERDAASCFGCGVCARFCPEEAIALQEGERKVFILPPRLRP from the coding sequence CGACAACGACAACGATAGGAGAGGAACAGCACGATTTCGATAAGAATAAGGAGGGAAAGATGGACAATTTACAGGTAAAATACGAAATCGCCGCAGCCGTGATCTGCAGGCAGGGAATTTTCCCGTTTCCGGTAAACGACACCACGCTGGCGATCCTCAAGGAGGCTATCGGCGATGTGGAAGCCGAACTCGACCTGATTGCCGCCTTCGAGAAGAAAGCTTCCCAGACCCTTGCCGAGCTTCTCGCATCGAGCGGAATGCCGGAACAATCCGTTGTCACCCTGGCCGATTCCCTCGCCAAGAAAGGCATCCTGTTCAATCAGCCCAATTCGGCGGGGACGATGGTCTATCGGGTGCTTCCGCTGATGATGGTGGGGCTCATGGAATACATGTTCATGGGGCCGCTCAAGTGGGACGAGCGGGAAAAACGGCTGGCAAACCTCTTTCAGACCCTCATCGATCAGGGCAGGGACCGGGTGCAGCAGAACTACGACGCCTTCGTTCCCCTGTTTCAAATGGCCCCGCCCGTTGACCGGACCGTTCCCGTTCGCTCGACCGACGATGGCAAACCCATCCGCGTCATCCCGGTCAACCGGCAGATTCAAGCGGAGGATACCGTCCTCTCGAGCCAGTCCGTCGAGGAAATCATCGACAAATTCGACGAGATTGCCGTAGGCCACTGTTTCTGCCGCCAGCGAAGGGCGCTGCTCGGAGAGCCTTGCCAAACCGCAGCGCCGGTGGAGAACTGTTTCACCTTCGGCAAGTCCGCCCGCCACACCGCAACCCAGGGGTTCGCCCGGATGATCGACAAGGCCGAAGCCCTCCGGATCATGCGGGAAGCCGAAGCCGCAGGGCTCGTCCACAAGGCGTTTCACCCGAACAGCCGGACGGACCGGCCGGAGACTTCCATCTGCAACTGCTGCAAGGATTGCTGCGATACGCTCCGAAGCTGGCGGGAAGGCGGATTCCCGTTGATCAACGCCACCCGGTACCTGTCGGTCATCGATGCAGAGCGCTGCTCCGGATGCGGCACCTGCGTGGACCGTTGCCCGATGGATGCCATCCGGCTCGCCGATTCGGGGAAGGCCGAGCGGGATGCGGCCTCATGCTTCGGCTGCGGCGTTTGCGCCCGCTTCTGCCCGGAAGAAGCCATCGCCCTTCAGGAAGGCGAACGGAAAGTCTTCATTCTCCCGCCCCGGTTGCGGCCCTGA